CGCTAACATGCTACACGAGGTTCGAGGTGGTGCCGTTCTACATGCCCCCAAACACGACGAGGATTCTCGTGGTGCCGCCGGAGAcggcgtcgccgtcgtcgtccccCGCGCCAGATTCTTCTTCCACATCAGGTCAGTGCGTGACGCGTCATCGCAACAGTAACTACTCATAGTACTCCGTAGTACCTACATGACTTTGTGTCCTTTGTTGGTGTGAAAGCGATTGACAACATGGCGAGTGCGGTGCATGAGTATGACTGGTCCTTTAATTTCGACGAACGTATCAAATGTCATCTTTCTTCCCTCTCGTGAAAACCTGCTGGTTCATCCACTGAATTAATTTTTTGAAAAGTGTGACTGCCGACTGATGTCATCGAAGTGCAACTCATACACAGCACCAATCGTAAAGCAATCCAACGGTTTGGCACGCTTTTCTCAGTTGCAACTCATGCCTTGCACGAATGTTGACGCTATCATATGGTCTATGAGTAGCAAAAGAGTTTTCTTTTAAATAATCAGATTCTTATTTTAAAATTAATTATGTTAAAAAATGTAAGCACGACATGCAATAAAGACTCGCGCTGGGAGATCTATCGCCAGCAAATATGTAGTGCATAATTTTGGTCAAATTAAAATTTGTAAATTTTAAATTAGATAGAAAAAATACAACAACATATAAATTTCATATTATTAGGATCATCATAAAGTATCTTATCATGTTATATGCATATGGTATTCTTATTCTACATGTTGATACATTAATTATATGTACTCTTTCAAGTTTTATAAAGTTTGACATTAACAGAAAAATTTGTATGCAACATGTTTTCAGAAAGAAAGGGTATTAACTCTTCTTAGATTGCTCCACCACCTACCAAGCCATTCTATAAGCTGACTCGTAAAAATCATCTCTAGGTGTACTAGTATCTTTGCCACTGTATTTATCTATATTATCAGATTCTGTGAAGAGCAAGATTGCAGTCTGATCAAGCAAGATTGCAGTTTGATCAAGCAAGGTTGCAGTCTGATCAATGCTAATCAGTTGGCACACAACAACTTAATGTATTATGTTGGATTCCTATAAACTATCATATTTATGAGAATCATAAACATGAGCTTAATTGTTGCAGCTGCCAAGCGTAGCAAATTGCGCAGAAGTGTGGCATTATCAGGTATGTCTTCGTAACCCTTATCCTTCTGATCAACCTAACTGAAAATTACAAACAGTGTGATATTCttctttttgcaaaaaaaaaaaccttgCTCTCTTCCCGCGCTGTCTTGCCTTCGGAATTGGAGTTGTCTAGTCGTTTGcgtcggtggcttgttgtttagCAGTGTATTCGTGTGGTTTGTTGAAGGTTGGACATCATTGGCAGTCTGTTACGGCATAGTCGGAGTCGTTGGCTCGAGTAGTAGCGAGGACGATGAAACTATGTAACGTCGACTATTCTATGCTTTTTGGGACATGTTTGGAGTGTGTGTTGGTAGCCAGGGCAGCAATGACGATATGTGCTATGTCATGTTCTATGACAGTTGCTTGGGTTTGTCTttcaaggtttttttttttttttgagaaacacagtacaaacgcagacgctcacatacacgcgtatacactcacccctatgaacgcacacacgcacaccctacccctatgagcacctccggaagactggaccggcggattggatcttgaaattgacgaagtcaccacagacgcctcgctgtcgacgggaacgtcgcctcccactgaatgaatattccgcctttatgagacacacagatgtcaaacctggggtttgaactctggtgggctgggggtacaaccaccctcctaaccacccaacctcaggttggttctcgtcTTTCAAGGTTTTTGTATTTATTTTTCGCTAATTAACTAGGAAATACTCTTCTTAATCATTGATAAATTCAAGTATTTTGTCTCGTTTCATAATATAAGTTATGGTAATAGCAACTGGTTGTAAAACACTGCATTCTGGATTTTTCATTACCTGCTCAGTATCCCCTGAATATATGCTAGCCTGTTCTTTTTTCGGGGTGCTAGCTGAGTGTTCATTAATTAGACGGTTGTAAAAGTGTTGGTCATCTTATATAAAGTAATTTTACACAACGGTTTATATTATATGTTGTACTTCTTCGTCTATGAATAAATACATGTTTAGCTTTTGAACCTATCTTAAATTGTCTTGATTTGATAAACTTTTAGAAAAAAATAGCAGCATTTATCCAAATTAGTGttgttttttcgataaagggaatatattaatatcaaaacgataccaattacacccggcctctgcaacaacgcaccaccctaatggcactacggatgcacatagccaaaaaaaggaaaagaaaactaagaaacaaaagtcccgctacagtatctcgggcctaacaacagcaatacatccaccaccaagacaacacctgaagtacagactctccaagaacgacgcctccaagaagggaacagtgcgctaacaccatcgtcgcccgatcaaagatcttaggttttcaccctgaagatagtccccgctctcaaaacaatgcctccaacaaggtcattgccaggcacaaccagttaaggccagaccttgggttttcaccctgaaaggtaggactctgaacttcacctgtgttgtcgcccccactttcataccgctgctgtgaagcccggaacaccaagcaaatccctcaacagcgcggagatttgagcctcccttagctagtcctcccctccagcCTTCATGAACTTCCCTTCTTccaactttcatcatggatccatagtcacttgatgtcaacacagaaaaagagcttcgcgccgctccctccagaaccaatcggtcggaataaaagcatgggtgcgcacgaccgaataccaccgatccagcaaactccaggcaaaaagcactgttacattcgccggcggagccttccggaactcaacactccggctagatcacgagtccaggcctccagtaggtcttcctcttcacgcaagagagaccctaggaccaccacctttattcaggtcggacccccacgtcggcgaccgtcCCGGGCTGGCCatgccaaccctccaccggcgactccgtcgccggcttccaagcatctccatctcgccaccggaacgcggtgatagatcgatagatccaccaccaacAACCGCAAGCCGACCCTCTCTGGCaaagaagagggccacctccaccgtcgtacccaaggctgctgccccgggcgacctcgtgtcgcgggtgaaacccgagatcgcctccactcaccggcaagaggcgggggggggggggaattgccgcaggccatgagcctggccgccgcccaccaccaactcctgccggagtgctgcggagccgacgggaggagggaggccgcagcgctggccgccgccgcccatcccacgCGCCGACCGCCAGGGGAGCCGACGGGAGAATGggcgcagcgcaggccgccgccCGACTCATCCGCGCGCCCGCCATGCATcgaggagggagatccggccgccgtcaccaggcgtcgacgaggaggagcccccgccgccgccacgccccgtgggactttgccccggcggcgctaccggcggcggcggcggttaggcTGGGGTGCGGGAGGAGGGTTAGGCTGGGGTgcaggaggactagctaagggaggctcaaatctccgcgctgttgaggctcAAATTAGTGTTGTTGGATCCGTTTTAAAATGTAGTTTAATATGCTAACTTGATGTCACATATCCCGCTATGCATTTTTATCCAATTGgtcatttttattttttttacttAAATCAAAAGCTAACTGTACACTTGTTGATGGATGGAGGAGTACATCATTATTTCTAGTGTAAAGTTAATTATGTGCATCTTGCTAAAACAGTACGCTGCTTCTTTCAGTTTCAATTGTTGCAGCCCTTGTTTTGGTCATGGCCTGCGTCATTATTTCTATAAAGATTCGAAGAAGTGGAAGAATCCCATTCCAATCAATGGTAGGAAAGCAGTACAACAAACCTGTGGACAAAATCGAAGAATTATTGGGAAACTACGGTTCAATGGCCCCCAAGAGATACAAATTCTCATATCTGAAGAAAATAACCAAAACTTTTGCTGAGAAGCTAGGAGAAGGCGGCTATGGCATGGTATACAAGGGCACCCTATCTGATGGCCACCCTGTTGCTGTCAAGTTCCTTCATGACATGATTGGGAACGGTGAAGAGTTTGTAAACGAGGTCATCAGCATCAGGAGGACCTCCCATGTGAATGTTGTCACTCTGCTCGGTTTCTGTTTGGAGGGACCAAAGAGAGCTCTCGTATATGATTACATGTCTAATGGGTCACTGGACAGGTTCATCTACGCCGATAACTCGAAAGAAACCCTTGGCTGGGACAAACTATATGAGATCGCAGCAGGCAtcgccagaggtttggagtatctTCACCGTGGATGCAACACCAGGATCATACATTTCGAtgtcaagccccaaaacatcctcCTTGACCAGGACTTCGTCCCGAAGATCGCCGATTTCGGACTGGCGAAGTTGTGCAATCCCAAGGAGAGCTATCTATTGTCGATGACTGGCTTGCGGGGGACGGTCGGGTTCATTGCGCCAGAAGTATTCTCAAGGCGATTCGGGACCGTTTCGACAAAATCAGATGTATACAGCTTCGGCATGGTGCTCCTAGAGATGGTCGGAGGAAGGAGAAACTTGAGAGCAAGTGTGGAGAGGGAAAGTGAGGTGTATTTCCCCGACTGGGTTCACGACCATCTCGCACAATTTGGGAGTTTGCACTCGCTTGACTTGGGATCAGGTGAAACTGAAGAGACTGCAAAGAAGATGGCCTCTATTGGGTTGTGGTGCATACAAATATGGCCAGCATCTCGCCCAACGATGACCAAGGTTATAGAAATGTTTGACAGAAGTGCTGATCAGCTCGAGATACCGCCCAAGCAATTCCTCTATTCACATATATCGTGAGTTTTCCATCACTTTACTTTATAATATTAAATATGCTTTTACAAAGTCCTTCAGTGTCTTTATAAAAAAATAAAGTCCTTCAGTGTGGTTATCCTTTTTTAAAGAAAAATAAATGCAATTGTCCTTGAGGAAAATATACTCGGCCAAGCACTTAAATTCAGAGATGATGCTAGGATTATTGTGCGATTCATTTTGTTTAGCACGATAGAGAACTGTTTTGTGCTGCTTGTTGACCACATAATTAATTTGCACTGCTCCTTAATTCATTTCTAATTCCACATACACAGGGATGACACAGGTCAACAACAGAACGAGACAAGTTCCTATGAAGAAGGGAACTAGCTAGCAAGTTCATCCGTAAGATTTTTCGAGGTAAAAAGAGGAAGAAATAAATCGAACGATGTCAGAAACAATGCCCGTGGAATCAATCAATTGCATCCTCTGTTTTTTGAAACTAAGCTTATCACTGGGCACTGATACAAAGTCAGAGAGATGACAAAGCGTGACTCCAAACTGCACTGATATTGTCTCCTTCCACGCTCCTTAGCAATCATCTTTTAGTAGTAAAAAATTATATATAGGTTATATGATAATCTAGAGACGATTACAGCTGGGGCAAGCAGAAAGTATGTCGCCGTCCTCGTCCTTCCATCACCGAAGCCAAGCAAAGCTTATCGTAGTAGAGTTTATTATAATAGATAAATAGAAAACCACTCGTGCTAAGGTCTCCGAGGATCAACACACTAGAGGAGCAATCATCACCGCTGGTGAGAACTATATATCAGAAGAGCTCGACCCGAAATCACCGCAACAAACATAAGACTCAACCAGATACACCCAAGAGATTCGCGAGACCCACAACTGCACGTGCCCTCTGCCGGTGCTAGGCGCACCAATTAAACGAGGATAGGGCAGGGATGACGTTATTCCAACTTCATGATATCACCACATCCTCACCATCCTAAAGAAGACACGTAGAAAATCCAAAATAAGATATGAGAACCCTCCCACTGGCGATAGACTACGTCATGCATGCCACATCTCGAAGGCCCGAAAGGACATCAGAGGCGTGGCAGACTAGCGCCAACGCCGACATAGGCGACGGTGTTGGGTGTAATCCCACATCAGTTGTCGGATAAGACCATATGCGTGATAGACCAGCACCGACACCGGCAGAGGGGACGGTGTTGGGTGCAATCCCACATAGGTTGTGGGAGGAGACGAGAGGAGCGACTTATAAGAAAGAACATGTCCCCCCTAACATGCTAGTATTTTAGGGGGAGAGGACCCAAAGCTTGATGTATTCCGTGTTGGTCTCAGGTTGGGTTGGTGGGCTAAGATGCCGTGCAGCAGGCCCACTAACTATAGTAGATCGACAGAACCCCTAGTCGCATGGGGATGACCTTCCTTTTCTCCTCTTTCTTGTTACCGGTACATTGACTAGTTGTAGCGGAGAGAAGGACTAACACATAGGATCTTGCTGCAACAAAGAGCCATAGTCGCCATCACTGTTGGGCGGAGTAGGGATGATGAAAACGTGTCATTGTCGTTGTGAAGTGAAATACCAAGTCGCCGCTTCCATTGGGGAAGAACATGCGTCACTCTATGGGTGCTCGCGACGGGATTGGGTAGGCTTCCTAAATTGCCGTTCGATTTAGTGTAATTACAGTGCATGTAGTCAAAATGGGAGAGGTGAACACGCTTGCTTCCGTCGGATGGTATTCCCAATCAATCGTTGGTTGCCGACGGATGGTATTTCCTGTCAACATGGTGGACATAGGCGAATCCAACTGTAGCTGCATAGGACACCACATAAAAAATAATTTCTTTGTTAAACAGCTACCCCTAAAACGAGATTTTATTTCTATCTCTGTGCATTTTCTAGCTCAACCCCTGATGGTGGGTACAATTTTTGACTCTCATGTTCAACATTGAGCGAGTAGATCCGGTGGTCAGTCTTCCATGTCTTCGTCGGCGTCAAAAACCACGTCGGCCAACCCTGTCAATAAGGATGGCAATGAGTAGGATATATGTAGGGTAGAGAAATATCATACCTACACCCATAGAGCTCGCGGGTATTTTTTTTACATATAACCAAACCTATGTGTATTAAATTTTACTCGCACCCATACCCGGTGAGTACCCTTACCTGATGGATATCCATTGGGTAGATCAATAGTTCATAGAATCAGAGTGTAC
This region of Lolium perenne isolate Kyuss_39 chromosome 2, Kyuss_2.0, whole genome shotgun sequence genomic DNA includes:
- the LOC127332053 gene encoding cysteine-rich receptor-like protein kinase 15; amino-acid sequence: MAVGTLLAALLLAAALLAAPALAQTVQVWSSCSTANYSSGSAYATNLRGVLSDAVAAASRSRDGYARVDRRPQQPDAPYGLAICYADAGPAAVCRLCLRMAAGNVTLACPRAAEAAMLYNNCLLRYVAAAAAGALAEPDMEKRFGFYNPNMTSAGDADRYGAALGRLVDRLAQAAAAGAGSPGRLLAFAQTNVTGEESLYGFAQCVPDLSPAGCRRCLRSLAASLPMTKGGRAYSLTCYTRFEVVPFYMPPNTTRILVVPPETASPSSSPAPDSSSTSAAKRSKLRRSVALSVSIVAALVLVMACVIISIKIRRSGRIPFQSMVGKQYNKPVDKIEELLGNYGSMAPKRYKFSYLKKITKTFAEKLGEGGYGMVYKGTLSDGHPVAVKFLHDMIGNGEEFVNEVISIRRTSHVNVVTLLGFCLEGPKRALVYDYMSNGSLDRFIYADNSKETLGWDKLYEIAAGIARGLEYLHRGCNTRIIHFDVKPQNILLDQDFVPKIADFGLAKLCNPKESYLLSMTGLRGTVGFIAPEVFSRRFGTVSTKSDVYSFGMVLLEMVGGRRNLRASVERESEVYFPDWVHDHLAQFGSLHSLDLGSGETEETAKKMASIGLWCIQIWPASRPTMTKVIEMFDRSADQLEIPPKQFLYSHISDDTGQQQNETSSYEEGN